A region of Phocoena phocoena chromosome 17, mPhoPho1.1, whole genome shotgun sequence DNA encodes the following proteins:
- the MOS gene encoding proto-oncogene serine/threonine-protein kinase mos: protein MPSPLPRRPHLPGDLSPSGDSRPCSSPCELPGPAGRLLAGGTPPRAPRLPRRLAWCSIDWEQVRLLRRLGAGGFGSVYKATYHGVPVAIKQVNKRTKNRLASRRSFWAELNIARLRHANIVRVVAASTRAPAGFDSLGTIIMEFGGDVTLHQVIYGATGCPEDQGPACGAGEQLGLEKCLKYSLDVASGLLFLHSQSIVHLDLKPANILISEQDVCKIGDFGCSVRLEDVLCLRAPHHLGGTYTHRAPELLKGEPVTPRADIYSFAITLWQMTTREAPYSGERQHVLYAVVAYDLRPALSAAVFTASIPGKRLENVIQRCWGARASQRPSAERLLVDLRALKAELG from the coding sequence ATGCCCTCGCCTCTCCCGCGGCGCCCTCACCTGCCGGGCGACCTGTCCCCGTCGGGGGACTCGCGGCCCTGCAGCAGCCCCTGCGAGCTCCCGGGGCCGGCAGGCAGGCTCTTGGCGGGGGGCACCCCGCCCCGGGCCCCCCGCCTCCCGCGCCGGCTGGCCTGGTGCTCCATCGACTGGGAGCAGGTGCGCCTGCTGCGCAGGCTGGGAGCCGGCGGCTTCGGCTCCGTGTACAAGGCCACCTACCACGGCGTGCCCGTGGCCATCAAGCAGGTGAACAAGCGCACCAAGAACCGCCTGGCCTCCCGGCGCAGCTTCTGGGCCGAGCTCAACATCGCTCGGCTCCGCCACGCCAACATAGTGCGCGTGGTGGCGGCCAGCACGCGCGCGCCCGCGGGCTTCGACAGCCTGGGGACCATCATCATGGAGTTCGGGGGCGACGTCACTCTGCACCAGGTCATCTACGGCGCCACCGGCTGCCCCGAGGACCAGGGGCCTGCCTGCGGCGCCGGGGAGCAGCTGGGGCTGGAAAAGTGTCTCAAGTACTCCCTGGATGTGGCCAGCGGCCTGCTCTTCCTTCACTCACAGAGCATCGTGCACTTGGACCTCAAGCCGGCCAACATTCTGATCAGCGAGCAGGACGTCTGCAAAATCGGTGACTTCGGCTGCTCCGTGAGGCTGGAAGACGTGCTGTGCTTGCGGGCCCCTCACCACCTGGGCGGCACCTACACCCACCGAGCGCCGGAGCTCCTGAAAGGAGAGCCCGTCACGCCCCGAGCGGACATCTATTCCTTCGCCATCACGCTCTGGCAGATGACCACCCGGGAGGCGCCCTACTCGGGGGAGCGACAGCACGTGCTCTACGCCGTGGTGGCCTACGACCTTCGCCCGGCCCTCTCGGCGGCCGTCTTCACCGCCTCCATCCCCGGGAAGAGGCTGGAGAACGTCATCCAGCGCTGCTGGGGGGCCAGGGCTTCGCAGCGGCCAAGTGCCGAACGCCTGCTGGTGGACCTTCGCGCTTTAAAAGCTGAATTGGGCTGA